Proteins encoded by one window of Parabacteroides sp. FAFU027:
- a CDS encoding DUF6261 family protein produces the protein MENKTKILSLAFQKMPNGTHNVFMHLVNDLLKDKNFPSAGYEALLESFNLALQAEDAAIGVRRKSELTAELVKLNIRREEIYSGLYHHYQSSLLHYDDEVREAAKRMEPIMISIAEMHSTSNIKRNGLIYKVTYNLRKQEDTVRILALSGWLDALDEANARFDQVTTKRFSEMVNKGNGNVLSTRKVTDEAYRAIVVRVNAQIIFDGTETIETFVRRLNYLITKEKKRIAIRDGIRRHKKEKAKAKMDSQASESQTA, from the coding sequence ATGGAGAACAAGACTAAAATCCTATCGCTAGCATTTCAGAAAATGCCAAACGGGACCCATAACGTGTTTATGCATCTTGTAAACGATTTGCTGAAGGATAAAAACTTCCCATCAGCGGGGTATGAAGCCCTGCTCGAATCTTTCAACCTGGCGTTGCAGGCTGAGGATGCTGCAATCGGCGTGCGGCGCAAGAGCGAACTCACTGCAGAACTGGTGAAACTGAACATTCGCAGGGAAGAAATCTACTCGGGACTCTATCACCACTACCAGAGCTCCCTGCTCCACTATGATGACGAGGTGCGCGAGGCAGCGAAACGGATGGAGCCTATCATGATTAGCATTGCTGAAATGCATAGCACCTCCAATATTAAACGCAATGGGCTCATTTATAAGGTTACCTATAACTTGCGTAAGCAGGAGGATACCGTCAGGATATTGGCGCTCTCCGGATGGCTTGACGCGCTGGATGAGGCAAATGCCCGGTTTGACCAGGTTACAACGAAGCGTTTCAGCGAAATGGTTAACAAGGGAAACGGCAATGTCCTTAGCACACGCAAGGTGACCGACGAGGCATACCGGGCGATTGTCGTTCGGGTAAATGCCCAGATTATATTTGACGGTACTGAAACGATTGAAACGTTTGTTCGCCGGCTCAATTATTTAATCACTAAAGAGAAAAAGAGGATTGCCATTCGGGACGGTATCCGGAGGCATAAGAAGGAGAAGGCGAAAGCGAAGATGGATAGTCAGGCAAGTGAAAGTCAGACTGCATAG